GTCGTCGGAGAAAGGGGCGTCGAGGTGTCGTAGTGGGGGAATTTGGGTTGGGTAGATATCAGACAGGCTGAAGTTCCAGGATGTGGCAGTCTGAGTGCCAAGAAGCGCTTGATAGTAATCCTTAAGCAGTTTGGCTTTTTGGTCATGAGAGAAGAAGTCGTTGCCCAAGTGACGAAGAACTGGGATTTAGTTTCGTCTGAAGCGTTGGGAGGCAGAGACGTGAAAAAACTTAGTGTTTTCATCGCCGTAGATAGCGCGCTTGACTTTTGACCTCTGGCGAAGCGTGAGCATACGATCAAGAGTAGCTCTTAGCAAAGTTGATTTGAGAACAGTTCGGAGCTGCAATTCCGAAGATGTGAGGGGTCTAGATTCTTCCTTTACATCGATTAGGGTGATAATCCATTTGCAGCGCTATTCCTGGACATGAGCGGGTTTGATGGTTTTGGCCACTGCTTTAGGCGGGAGCGACAGGTTTGAAGAGTCTGGGCCAGCAGGGCTGAGGGTGGCTGGTGGGCCGAGGCGTTTTGTTGATAGATTTGGGCTACCAGCCGTTTGCATGCCGGGGTATAGGCCCAACGTCGTTCAAAACGAAAGAGGCGGGGCGGGGTAccgtggtggagatggagatgacTAGCGGGACGTGATCCGAGGTGATTCGGGCCAGCGAGGAGAGGGAGGTATTCGGGAAGGTGGAGTTCCAGGCAAGGTTGAAGAAGGCTCTGTCGAGGCGTTCAAGGACCGGCACTTCCCTGTTGTTGGACCAGGTGAATTGTCGGTCAAGCAGAGGGAGTTCCTGGAGAGCTAGCTCGTTGATGGCGTCGTTAAACATGTTAGCCTCGCGCTGATGGAAATTCGAGTTATTCTTCTCGTGGGGGAAGCGAATGAGATTAAAATCACCGACGATTAGCCACGGGGTCCTTTCACTGGGGCAATGGACGGAAGCTCATCGAGGAAGGCTTGCTTCTGGGCACGGCTTGTCGGGCCATAGACGTTTGTAATGTAGAAGGCGGAGGGGAGGGAAGGAACAAGACATGTAAGCGTGGAGTAGAAGGAGTGATTAACACACTGGGTTACTTGGATCGTGTTAGAGTTTGCGGCCGAGAGCAGTCCGCCAGCTGTACCGATGGTAGGCAGGACGGAAAAGTAGTCGAGGGAGGAGGGTAGGAAGGAACAAATTTTTGAGACCGAGGGCGCTTCGAGCTTGGTTTCTTGGAGAAGTAGTAAGTTCGGCTTAACAGAGAGAAGttcccgccaccgccgtcggccagGCAGGCTTTGCCTGCCGGCATCCTCCTCCGATGGCGGGGGAGAAGATGGAGAAGATGGGGGAGACGGCTAGGGttcccaagccccccccccccaccccaaagCGACGCAGGCGTCTGTAGGCTACTGCATTTTTTAAATATATACAAATGTAGAATAAATTTAAGAAAATATCATGTTTAGGTACTTCTCTAATTTGTAGCTCcttaaaaacaattttttttcttctcgaaATTCCAAATNNNNNNNNNNNNNNNNNNNNNNNNNNNNNNNNNNNNNNNNNNNNNNNNNNNNNNNNNNNNNNNNNNNNNNNNNNNNNNNNNNNNNNNNNNNNNNNNNNNNNNNNNNNNNNNNNNNNNNNNNNNNNNNNNNNNNNNNNNNNNNNNNNNNNNNNGATTTTTACTTGTTTATTGAGTCTTTTACAATGAACACTTGGTAAAGCGTGTTAAAAAGGGGACATTCTCTTTAGTTTACTGAGTGTCACACTTATTCCGAGTGTATTTGTGAAAAAACTCAGTAAAGTGGGTTCCGCCGTCCATCTTCTGTCAATTGCAGTTAGAAAGGACATGTGACCAACTTATACCAAGTGTCTTAATCATACTGAGCgttaaactatatatatatatatatatatatatatatatatatatatatatatatatatatatatatatatatatatagggtcgcgctattcgtcaccctgggtgaggaataattattcttcaccctcccctctattttaccattaaTGCATTGTAATTTTACGTTTCgcaagttttgtcttatttccgacgcaaaaagggaTCGTAATAAAatatataatcgtcgtaaaaaatattttatgttatgtaaaactacaaacataaaaacatagtctaaaatacacataaactgcaaattttcttgtcttatgacctatatttttttccttatgtcaaattttacgtagtgaatcaatagtaatgtaactatttgaattcgaaacataatttaattatgaaatgatcgtaagattacctcgggtgaagaataacttattctgcaccctggttgatgaatagtaacactaagggtcgcgctattcgtcaccctgagtgaggaatagttattcttcacccttccctctattttaccatcaatgcaccttaattttacgttccgtaagttttatcttatttccgacgcaaaaagggaccataagaaaaatatataatcatcgtaaaaaatattttatgttatgtaaaattacaaacgtaaaaacatagtttaaaatacacataaactgcaaattttcttgtcttatgacctatatttttttgttatgtcaaattttacgtagtgaatcaataggaaatGGGAAAGGGAAAAATGTttaaaaggaaaagggaaaaaagaaagctATATGTTTACCGAGTGACTTTTAAAACACACTCGTTAAAAAATGAGTCTCCTGTGGTGATATGTACTACTCATCATGATGGCAATAGTAGCTTTAATGTATGAACAATGTTAACACATGcaacattttgatatgatatatATTTCACCACTTGCTAGTAGCTATAGTAATCACAAACATAGTTGATAATTCTCAATACTTCCTAGAATAAGCTCTAATCCATAGGAACATAGTAATCAAAAGAAATATGAATAATTTTATGACAAGTAAATCATCGAGGAAAGCTTGCTGATTGTATGAGTTCCTGCTCAGCACTGTGCTGCCTGCTATTGTTGTCATTGTTGTTCCTGATTTGAGCTAATGTGCAATTTAGCTCATCTGGATACCCTTCTTCAATGTTTTTATTTGCCAGCAACAACCTTTCTAGTGTCATCTGCGCTTGCCTCATGGTTGGCCTCTCTTCACCCTTCAAGTTTAGGCATGTCGATGCCAGTGCTGCGACCTCTTTTGCACCCTCCAGACACTCTGAGATGATTTGAAGATCTAATATCTCACATAGTTTATCTTGCCTTAATACCAAGTTGAACTGTGCAATAAGGCTTACGCCTTCTGAGTGCATGAAAGCATATGGTTTCTTTCTTGTGAGAAGCTCCACAAGTATGACACCAAAGCTATAAACATCACTTTTATCAGTCAACCTACTTGTTTGGTAGTACTCAGGGTCTAGGTACCCAAATGTACCTTGGATGGCAGTATTCAGTCCTGTCTGATCGATAGCAATACCTCGAGAAGCTCCAAAATCTGATACTTTAGCAGTTAAACGATGATCAAGTAGAATGTTCGCAGATTTAACATCTCTATGGATTATCGATGTTAAAGCGGAAGAGTGCAAATAGGACAAAGCACTTGCAGTTTCAAGAGCAATCCTCACTCGATCCCTCCAAGACAAGGATCTTGGGCCTTCAACATGGAGATAGTCAGAAAGAGTTCCATTTGAAATGAACTCATAAACTAATAGCGGGACTTGTGTCTCAAGGCAGCACCCAAACAACCTCACGACATTTCGATGGTTGATTTGTGAAAGGATGGCCACCTCATTTATGAAATCTTCTATTTCTCTTTGAATAGTAATTTTGGATTTCTTGATGGCAACCACATCCTTATTTGATAGTATTCCTTTGTACACAATACCATGGCCACCACCACCAAGTTTGCGGGACTCGTCAAATTTCTCGGTTGCCTTCTCTAGTTCTTCTAAGCTAAATATCATTCTTTCAGCAATGTCTTTGTCCACCAATTGTTGTAACAACAAACCCCGATTTAGTTCGAAGTACTTCGACTTGAGTCTCTTAGCTTGCAGACTCCTTAACTTCCGACAAACAAATATGATACAAAGCCCTAGACATATAAGACTGATGCCACCACCAATTGCTATACCCACAACAAAACCTGTCAAGTAAAATAAAAATCCTATGAATGAAGAAATTTTGGTACAATAAAAGTCTGCAATAGAGTTGATCCAACTTCATATTTGTTTCCACTTCATCAAAATACTTATTTTTAGGTTGATTTGAGTAAGAAACTAAGAATATATTATGTGGGCAAACAAAATCAAGTCTTGATTCAATATTAAGGCTCAATTAGGAATATAAAAATTAATATGATAAACTTATTATATGGAGATGTAACCACAGAACAGGCGCGAGTTGGCTAGCCGCATAAATTTATTCAATAATGCGTGCAAGAACTAAGATAGTAAATATTATGTCTTGTGAAGAACACCTCAATTCTTTAGTGTTCTTCACAAGACATGATAACGGTCTTATTTTCTAGCCTTCACTCCATGGCACAACTGAAATATTTGCATCGTTGGACCACATAACAATCTAGCTATGCAATGGACATAACTTAGACCATTGCATTAATCAATACATTCTTTGGTGTGTAGGATCCTGTATTAAAATAGTATACATTGTGAAATAGTAAGCATTGTGCCAATCCTACCAAGATTTTATACTATTTTGGTTGAGTGACATATAGAAGAATCAAATAAATCGCATTTTATTCTCGAACACCTTGAAGGTGTATCTCGATAGCATTTTAAAATTTATTATTTATTAGAAGGAAAAGAACCAGGACTCACACAACAACCTTATAGGTAATGGTCCATCCTCCAAGAGAAAAAGATTTCCCTTCTCGTTGCCTCTTCATTGTTTTATTTTATTAATATAAAATTATATGAAGCTCAGATCTCGATAATTAaatttaagtcatcatgtaatatCATCCTATAGTTATTTTTCCGAATTAATCTAGCGAAATGTTTCAATTAGAAATGAATGTGATGGCTTTCCACAACACACCTCCATCCAGAAATCCTCCCATCAATCAGACGGAATAAGCTCGAGATTAACCGTTTACTCCATTTATATTATGTGTTGCTCTTTTCTGTATGCCCGAGTAAATGTAGCAAGAACAGGTTCGTAAAATTACCAAGAAGGAGAACAAACTTGGTGCTACTAAAACGAAATTATCTCATTCATAAAATAATGTAGGTCAGAGAGCTAGGCAATGGTAAATCAGTCTAATTACAAACTATTTTAAGAAACATATTGTTCGTACAGGAAGCATGAGCTTGCTTTCTTTGATAATTGTATTCTAAAATTAGATTTTCGACTTTCAATTTTTAAATTTGAAGAGTAACAGGGACCAAAATTTTTCAAAGAGTCACCAGTTTGATTGTGCATTCTTAAGGTGATAATATTCCAGATTTACAACATATGTTAACTAATTTTAATATCTTTACCATATTATAGGAAGCTGCCTTAGCATAAATATGTCAATAATTATTTTTTAAAACAAGCAAATGAGACTTACTGAATTATGTTCCGATATAGTGTTTGTGTTACTCAAGTCCAATTTGATTTTCTTTTACTTGGCAAAGCCTTGGCACTAATAGAATGAAAGGTAGTAGTTGCATTGAGCTGCTAcgtatttatttaattatttagtttTCAGAAGGGCGAATTGGTTTTTCCATCCTGCAGTTTTGCATGGGTAATGAGAGTACTAATTGGCTACTTGTATGGTCCCACGCCCACTGCTTGGAACCCCAACACCCTTGCACTTGGAGGAAGATAGTGCCTCTCACACAAAGCAACGTAGCGGGCGTCAATATAAGAAGAACACCGATCCTGCCGGCCAAGCACGCGGCTCATAGGTTTATGGAGTATTTTGGAGAGTTGCCAGAGTTGAACAAAAAGTAAGGGGATAAGAACAAGATGAAGGTCTACTGATATGTACAAGAAGTTACTTTCAGTACAAGCGATCGAGGCGATGCACGCTTTGGTGGGCATCGATTGTAAGTAAGATGTACATTATAAAATTTTAGTGCAAGTTGTTTCGAAGTCTCGATGTGGATGAGATCACTTGTAAGTATGGCTGTGGTTTTGGCTGCATATGAGCCACGTCTGGTGGTTTTGGGCCTGGACACTTGTGTCTGGCTCAGCCGAAGTTCCATGATGTTTGGAGTGTGTGCGTTCGTCTAACTCCTATGCCCATGCTGTAAATTTTTGTCTTTCATGTTTGTATTTAGTTTTCTGTTTGTTTTCCTTAATTAAGTGAGAGATTTATGGTTTTTGGATCAATTTCCCTATTAACTCAATCAACTCCCTTATCTAATATAGTTGCAGAAGGCTCGATAAAGAAACGAGTACCACTGGTTCATTTGTATGCAGCTCTGATGCCCGCGTCGCCCACGCCTCGGGCGACTCGGGTGGTGCTCCAAACACTAGCCACCGGGGTCTCCGTCTCCGTCCTCCCTTCCCTCTGTCGCCGCCGGTGGACGCCATTAGGCTGAGTCCGGTGGCTGACGACGCTGATGGGGGTCCTCCTCCTTGTCTGGAGGGGCTGAGGCGGAACCTCCTGTTTGGGTAAGCAGTCTGACCAGTCATGCCTTATTTGCTTGCTTGCAACTAGGATATACTCGACGTCTTAGAatcttagtaattagtaatatcaTTCGAAAATAAATTTGATTATTTTTGGTATGCCAGATTCTCAAGTGCACTAGGTGTGTGGAACTTGTCATGGTGACAGGCTATTCGTGGAGCTCGTGGCAAAAAACAATCTGTCTCCGAAGTGTCTTTTCTCGAAGTTCCTTTGAGAGCTGATATTTTTTGCCATGATCTCTTCAAACGTCTTTTCATCATAAAAATTCCATGCGCCTAGTGCACGGCTGCACGCACTAGTATCTTTATGACAAAAATATTCAGTTTTTAAAATATATTTACTATTTGTTTCAATTTTACTGTTTAAGGACAGAAGCCGATGAGCCCGCGCTCTGAGTCGACACTCTCTCGAAACAGGTTTTCGCCCCcatttataaataaagccacaccTAAAAAGGTACACGGACGGACGATCCAAGGTGGTGAGAAGGCCCTCTTACAAAGCCGATCCTAAGATAGCCGGCAAAGCCAAAAGAAAAAATAGGAAGAACTGAACACAACACCACATTACGCCCTAGCACACCTAAACTCCACGAGAAAGCCCTTAGGAGGGAGGAGGGCGCCAAGCGTCGCCGATGTTGCGTTCGGAACGAACATAGTTTTCATCTGAAGCCCTGACACGGAGAGAAGAACCACGACAACATCTTCAGGAAAATAGCGGCGCCCGCAAGCGTTGCCGTCGTCGGCGCCAAGGCGCAGAGCTTTCGATCGGCAACTCACCCGTTCCACCACAAGGTGACTAAGACTAGCATGACGAGGTCAGGTCCCCAGATCGGAGTGCCGCCACTGAGAGGACAGAGAGGACGCCCGAGCCTTTTTCCTCGCCCATCATGTCGCCCACACGACCAAGACAGAGAGTCACCACCGCCAGGAGGTTGCCCGCTAGAGAGCCAACGATGTGGACCGCTACCCGGGGCCGCCACCCCGGCATCCATGTCCAATCCATCACCAGCCACTCGCATCACGGACTACCGACCACGGTAGGAGGGGTAAAAGGAGTCTCCTTTCACCCCTAGCCCGGCATCAGCCACAAAGTATGGATCAACACCACCACAGTAGGTGCATCGACACCTATGCCTCCAGCCATCCCGGGTGGACTGGGGGAGGCACAACTCCATGACTACCGACGGCCGCCGGCGTTCTTGGCCGCACGACGCCATATATGTGATCTCCGTCTCCCATCCTACCCGACGAGCATATGATGACCCGACCACCGCCAACACCCACCATACCAACCAGAGAGCGGTTTTTTTGTAGGATGAGCTACATGGTACCCTTTATCAGAGCCATTCAATCTGGACTCCTGTGCATCTGGATATGTGCATAAGATTCAAAAATCAGCAGCTAGGCAGGTGCTCAACGCTTAATATTCTGGCATCGGATGGACGCCGATAGCGACGCGCAAGAAGGCTCCGTTTCTAACACCATGCAGTACTGTCATGGTTACAGTACTACACAAATAAAAAACACTCTCTGGTGACCTGCTCTCTCGCTAGTTGACTTGCTGGCTATCTACAAGAAGGAATCTTTCCTCACAAAAAACTCTCTCAATCTTGACATGCAACTGGAATCTACATCCGCATGCCGACATGCGCatgctctctctcacacacatattcTCTTTCACCTTCGTAAATAAAAACTTCCTTCCACACAAAAAAACTTCCTCACAcaacagctctctctctctctctctctctcttctctctgatAAAAAAATCAGAGTCTTCTCTCGCTGTGACATGCTACCTGCGTCTTCAAATTTTGCAAAGAATTTTCTCTCTTTCTTTGAGTCTCCACGTAGGCACTTTCTTTTCTCTCAAAGAAAATTTCTCAATGATTTTTTTCTCGCTC
The sequence above is drawn from the Triticum aestivum cultivar Chinese Spring chromosome 7A, IWGSC CS RefSeq v2.1, whole genome shotgun sequence genome and encodes:
- the LOC123153771 gene encoding wall-associated receptor kinase-like 9, encoding MVGGQWRGGGGASLLPGSCRQHGLLVRPDGHDWELMLRRTRICAEKASRGVQLFDAVSLAGGFVVGIAIGGGISLICLGLCIIFVCRKLRSLQAKRLKSKYFELNRGLLLQQLVDKDIAERMIFSLEELEKATEKFDESRKLGGGGHGIVYKGILSNKDVVAIKKSKITIQREIEDFINEVAILSQINHRNVVRLFGCCLETQVPLLVYEFISNGTLSDYLHVEGPRSLSWRDRVRIALETASALSYLHSSALTSIIHRDVKSANILLDHRLTAKVSDFGASRGIAIDQTGLNTAIQEGVSLIAQFNLVLRQDKLCEILDLQIISECLEGAKEVAALASTCLNLKGEERPTMRQAQMTLERLLLANKNIEEGYPDELNCTLAQIRNNNDNNSRQHSAEQELIQSASFPR